GAGAAGAAGGTCTTCCTCTCCACCGAGGACGAGCAGTCCGTGGCGGCCAAGGCCGACTACGTGGTCGACCGCGGCATCGGCGGCACCATGGTCTGGGAGATGGCCGGCGACTACTCCTGGAACGCCGCCAAGGGCCAGTACGAGATGGGCTCCACGCTCACCTCGCTGATGTACGACAAGTTCAAGGCCGCCACCCCGTACGGCGCCAAGAAGTCCAACAAGGCGCTGCCGACCCAGGCCGTGAACATCGAGACCGCCTTCACCGAGTTCAAGCTGGGCGACTCGAACTACCCGATCACCCCCAAGGTGAAGATCACCAACCGGACGAACACCACGCTGCCCGGCGGCACCGAGTTCCAGTTCGACTACGGCACCTCGGCCCCGGCCAACGCCTCCGACCAGTCCGGCTTCGGCACCAAGGTCGTCAGCAGCGACCACACGGGCTCCAACGTGGGCGGCCTGAAGGGCGACTTCCACCGGGTCTCCCTGAAGCTCCCGGCCTGGCAGACCCTCGCCCCGGGCGCGACGGTCGAGCTCTCGTTCAACTACTACCTGCCGGTGTCCACCCCCTCCAACTGGACGGTGAACATCAACGGCACCACGTACGCCCTCGCCGGCGACCTGGCGCGCGGCACGACGACGGTGGAGCCCGGCACGGGCACCACGCCGCCGACCACCCCGCCCACCACGGAGCCGACGACCCCGCCGACCACTCCCCCGACCACCCCGCCGACGACGCCGCCCGCGGGCTGCACCGCCCCGGCGTACGTGGCCGGCCAGGTCTACAACGCGGGCAACGAGGTCTCCCACAAGAGCCGCAAGTGGAAGGCGAAGTGGTGGACCCAGAACGAGGAGCCCGGCACGACCGGCGAGTGGGGCGTCTGGCAGGACCTGGGCGCCTGTTGATCCCCTCCTGAAGAACAGCAAGACCCCCGGCGGCGGTCTCACGGCCCTTGGCCGCCGCCGGGCCCCCCTCCGCGCCGCGCCCCCCTGTCCGGGGCGCGGCGCGGTCGCGTCCCCCGGACCTTCGGGCTCACGGGCGTACGGGCTCGTCCGGACTCACGGGCTTACGGGCTTACGGGCTTACGGGCTCCGGGCTCCGGGCTCCGGCTTACGGGAAGAGCGCGTCCTGCGCGGTGTCGCGGGCGCGCAGCAGCGCGCCGCGCAGCACGGCCGCGTCGCCGAGGACGGTGGCGCGGACCTCGGTGCGCAGCGGGGAGAGCCGGGCCAGCTCGGCCTCGACGCGGGCGGCGAGCTCCGGCCCGCCCTGGTGGCCGGTCTCGCCGGCGAGGACCACGCAGCCGGGGTCGAGGACGGAGGCCACGGCCGCCGCGCCGACGGCCAGCCGGCGGGCGTAGGCGTCGAGGAAGGCGGTGTGCCCGGAGGTGAGCGCGCCGGCCGGTTCGAGGCCGTGCTCGGCGGCCAGGGCCTCGATGGCGACGGTGCTCACCAGCTCGTGGAAGCCGCCGTCGCAGCCGGTCGACGAGGGCAGCCCGGAGGTGCCGGGCACCGGCAGGAAGCCGATCTCGCCTGCGCCCCCGGAGGCGCCGCGGCGCACCCGCCCGCCGAGGACGACGGCGGCGCCCACCCCCTGGCCGAGCCAGAGCAGGACGAAGTCCTCGCGGCCCCGGGCCGCGCCCTCGCGCAGCTCGGCGACGGCGGCGAGGTTGGTCTCGTTCTCGACGAGCACATGGGCGGGGAGCCGTTCCTGGAGGACGCCGACGAGCCGGCGGTGCCAGGCGGGCAGGCCGGTGGAGTCGCGGAGCTCGCCGGTGGCCGGGTCGATCAGGCCCGGGGCGCCGACGGCCACGGTGTGCAGCCGCTCGACGCCCGCCTCCCCCGCGGTGCGCTCCAGGAGGGCGACCGCCTTCTCGACGGCGGGGCCGGTCCCTGCGTCCTCGCCGACGGGGGCGGCCGCCTCGGCGAGCGGGGTGCCGAGCAGGTCGGTGACGGCGACGGAGACCGAGCGGGTGCGGACGTCGAGCGCGGCGAGGTGGGCGCGGTCGGCGACGAGCCCGTACAGCTTGGCGTTGGGGCCCCGGCGCTCGGCGCCGGCCTCGCCGACGACATGGACCAGGCCCGAGCCGCTCAGCCGCTCGACGAGGTCGGCGACGGTGGGCCGGGAGAGCCCGGTGAGGGTCTTGAGCTGGGCTGCCGTCAACGGACCCTCGTCCTGGAGCAGGCGCAGGGCGAGCCGGTCGTTGATGGCCCGGGCGGTGCTCGGGGATGCGGCCATGCGGTGATCCTCTCAGACGCTTCCCCGCCGTCTTCTCTCCGGACCACTATTTATCAGGCAGGGTTCCTGATAGTTTACTGCGCACACCATACGACTCCGGGAGGGACCCATGACGGCGGAGACCGTCCTCAGCTCCGAACGGCTCCGGCGGGCCCGCTTCGCCGTCGCCGCCGTCTTCTGCGTCCACGGCGCCGTCACCGGCAGCTTCGCCACCCGGATCCCGTGGATCCAGGAGCACGCCGGGGTCAGCGCCGGCCAGCTCGGCCTGGCGCTCGCCTTCCCCGCCCTCGGCGCCTCCCTCGCGATGCCGCTGGCCGGCCGGATCAGCCACCGCTTCGGCGCCCGCACCGCCCTGCGCGGCCTGCTCGCGCTGTGGACCCTCTCCCTCACCCTGCCGTCGCTGGCCCCGAACATCTGGGGCCTGTGCGGGGCGCTCTTCGTCTACGGCGCCACGGCGGGCATGTCCGACGTGGCGATGAACGCGCTCGGCGTCGAGACCGAGAACCGGCTCGGCCGCTCGATCATGTCCAGCCTGCACGGCATGTGGAGCGTGGGCGCGCTGATCGGGTCGGCGGCCGGCACCGTCGCCGCCCACCTCGGCGGCGACGCCCGCCTCCACCACCTGACCGCCGCGCTCGTCCTCACCGTCCTCGGCCTCGCCCTCTGCCAGGGCGTCCTGGACCCGGCGCCCGCCGAGGAGGAGGAGGCCCCGCCGCGCTTCGCGCTGCCGCCTAAGTCCGCGCTGGTCATCGGCGCGATCGGCTTCTGCGCGGTCTTCGCCGAGGGCGCCAGCCTCGACTGGTCGGCCGTCTACCTCCGCGACGAGCTGGGCGGTTCGGCCGGCCTCGCCGCCGCCTCCACCACCGCCTTCGCGCTCACCATGGCCCTGGCCCGGCTGGCCGGCGACCGGGTCGTGGACCGCTTCGGCGCGGTCCGTACGGTACGGGTCGGCGGCGCGGCCGCCACCCTCGGCGGGATCCTGGTCGTCCTCGCCCCGAACGCCGTCGCCGCGACGGCCGGCTTCGGACTGATCGGCCTCGGGGTCGCGGTCGTCGTCCCGCTCGCCTTCGCCGCCGCCGCGCGCAGCGGCCCGAACCCGAGCCAGGCCATCGCGGGCGTCGCCACGATCACGTACACCTCCGGGCTGATCGCCCCCTCCGCGATCGGCGGCATCGCCGACGCCACCTCGCTGGTCTTCTCCTTCGGACTGGTCACCGCGCTCTCCTTCGGCCTGGTGCTGGGCGCGGGCGTGCTGCGGACCGCCCCGCGCGCGGCGTCGGCGGCGCCCGCCGGGACGGACGCGGCGAAGAGCCCGGGCCCGGTCGGCTGAGCACGTACCGGGGGCGCCGCCGCACCCCTCCCCCGGCCGGTTCCGGCGCATACCATATGGCTGATCTTTTGCGGCCGTGACACGACGGCCCACGACGGCCCGACACGGCCGCCGGAACCGGAGAACGGGAGCGACCTCATGAACCTCGGCGTGCGCTGGACCCTGCACGGGGACGGGAGAACGCCCGCCCCCGGGGCCGTCGTCCGCCCCGACGAGCGGCTCTCCTGGCCCCGGACCGCCGGACTCGGCGCCCAGCACGTGGTCGCCATGTTCGGCGCGAGCTTCGTCGCCCCGGTGCTGATGGGCCTCGACCCGAACCTCGCGATCATGATGTCCGGCATCGCCACGGTCATCTTCCTGCTCGCGACCCGCGGCACGGTCCCCTCGTACCTCGGCTGCTCGCTCTCCTTCGTCGGCGTGGCCGCAGCGATCCGGGCCTCCGGCGGCAGCAGCGCCACCGTCACCGGCGCCGTCCTCGTCGTCGGCGCGGTGCTCTTCCTGGCCGGCCTCGCGGTGCGGCGGTTCGGCGCGCGGATCATCCACGCGGCGATGCCGCCGGTGGTGACCGGCGCCGTCGTCATGCTGATCGGCTTCAACCTGGCGCCGGTGACCGCCGCCACCTACTGGCCGCAGGACCAGTGGACGGCGCTCCTGGTGATGCTCTTCACCGGTCTCGCCGTGGTCTGCCTGCGCGGCTTCTGGTCCCGGATCGCGATCTTCCTCGGCCTGGTCTTCGGCTATGCGATCTCCTGGGTCTTCGACCTGCTCTTCGGGAAGATCCACTCGATGTCCCCGGGCGGCGAGGTCACCGACCACTGGCGGCTCGACCTCTCCGGCGTCGGCAAGGCCGACTGGATCGGCCTGCCCTCCTTCCACGGCCCCAGCTTCGAGTGGTCCGCGATCCTGGTCGCGCTCCCCGTCGTCATCGCCCTCATCGCCGAGAACGCCGGCCACGTGAAGGCCGTCGGCGAGATGACCGGCGACGACCTCGACGACAAGCTGGGCACCGCGATCGCCGCCGACGGCGCCGCGTCGATGCTCTCCACCGCCGTGGGCGGCCCGCCGAACACCACGTACTCCGAGAACATCGGTGTCATGGCCGCCACCCGCGTCTACTCCACGGCCGCCTACTGGGCCGCCGCCGGCTTCGCGCTGCTCTTCGGCCTCTGCCCCAAGTTCGGCGCGGTCGTCGCCGCCATCCCCGGCGGCGTCCTCGGCGGCATCACCGTCATCCTCTACGGCATGATCGGCCTGCTCGGCGCCCAGATCTGGATCAACGCGAAGGTCGACCTGCGCAACCCGCTCAACCTGGTCCCGGCCGCCGCCGGCATCATCATCGGCGTCGGCGGCGTGAAGCTCACCTTCACCGACACCTTCGAGCTGGGCGGCATCGCGCTCGGCACGATCGTCGTCATCACCGGCTACCACGTGCTGCGCGCCTTCGCCCCGGCGCACCTGAAGGCCGCCCCCACGGAGCAGGAACCGCTGCTCGACGCCGGCACCAGCTCGTACGAGAAGGAGTACGAGAAGGAGCCGTACGAGAAGGGCTCCGGCGACACGGCGAAGAACTGACGTATTCGCCCGTTCCGGCGAAGCCGGGCCGCAGGGACTCCCTCCCGGGCCCGGCGGCTGGGAGTCTGCCCCCATGGCGCAGACCCAGTGGACGGACGATCGGATCGGGCAGTTCGTGGCGGTCGACCCGGTGGTGGACCGGATGCGGTCGCTGCGGGCGGCCTGGCACCCGGCCGACGGGGTCGCCGTCTTCAACCGGGTGTACCTGACGGTCACCGAGGAGATCGGCCACGCCATCGAGGCCGGCGCCTTCGGGGACCGGCGGGCCGCCGCCACCCTCGACGTGCGCTTCGCCGAGCGCTATCTCGCCGCCGTCGACGCCCACGCGTCCGGCGGCCCCGGCCCGGCCTGCTGGCGGCCACTCTTCCACTACCGCCGCCACCCCGGCGTCACCCCGCTCCAGTTCGCGCTCGCCGGGATCAACGCGCACATCGGGCACGACCTGGCGCTCGCCGTCGTCGACGCCTGCGCCACCCTGGAGTGCGGTCCCGCGGACCTGGAGGACGAGTTCGACCGGGTCGGCGACGTCCTCGTGCTCCTGGAGGAGCGGATCCGCGAGGAGCTGATGCCGGGCCCGGACCTCCTGGAGATCGCGGACCCGCTGACCCATCTGCTCGGCTGCTGGAGCCTGGACCGGGCCCGCGACGGGGCTTGGCTGGCCGCCCGCTCGCTCTGGCAGCTGCGGGCACTGCCGGGGCTCGCGGGCGAGTTCACCGAGCGGCTCGACCGCTCGGTGGGGCTGGTCGGGCGGATGCTGCTCACCCCGCTCGCCCGCCCGTAGGGCCGCCCGCGACGACCCCGGGGGGCGTCAGCGCGGCAGGAACTCCTCGCCCGCGATCCGGCGGAAGAGCCGCCGGGCCGTACGGCCTCGTCGCACCGCCGCGGGCCGTGTGCCGCTCGGCCACGAGAGCCGCCCTCCGGCGGGGACGGATCCCCCGCCGGAGGGCGGCTCACACGCGGAGGGACTCAGTCCTCCGGCAGCTCGACCGGGGCGATCTCGTCGTAGACGTCGCCCGGGCCCGGGTTGGTGGCGTCGGTGGCGCCGCCGAAGTGGTGCATCACGCCCCACACCGCGTTGAGCGCCGTCTGCACCGCGCCCTCGGCCCAGCCGGCCGTCCACGAGATGTCGTCGCCGGCGAGGAAGATGCCGCGCTTGTCCTCGGGGAGGCGGTCCTGCATGAAGTGGGTGAAGAGGCGCCGCTGGTAGCGGTAGTGGCCGGGCAGGTTGGCCTTGAAGGCGCCCATGAAGTAGGGCTCGTTCTCCCAGGAGACCGTCACCGGGTTGCCGATGATGTGCTTCCGGATGTCGACCTTCGGGTAGATCTCGCCGAGCGACTTCAGCATGACCTCCATGCGCTCGTTCGCGGAGAGCGGCAGCCACTTCAGGCTGTCGTCGCACCACGTGTACGAGAGGCAGATGACGGCCGGCTTGTCCGGGCCGTCGTCGAGGAGGTAGGTGCCGCGGGTCATCCGGTCGGTGAGCGTCATCGACATGACGTCCCGGCCGGTCTCCTCGTCCTTGTCCAGCCAGAACGGCCGGTCGACGGGCACGAAGAGCTTCGAGGACTCCATGTAGTGGGTGCGCTCGATCGCCGTCCAGTGGTCGATCGGGAAGAGCGAGTCGTCGCAGGCGATCTTGGAGAGCAGCATCCAGGACTGGGCGGTGAAGATCGCCGCCTGGTAGGTGCGGATGTCGCCGGACGCGTCGGTGACGGTGATCCGGTTGCCCGCCGTGCGGTTCAGCCGGGTGACGGCCGGCTTCGGCTGCCCGCCCTCGTGGAGGGTGGCCAGCGAGGTGCCCTGCGCCCAGTGGACGATCTTCTCCGGCTCGCGCTCCCACAGGCGCAGCGGCAGCTGCTGCGAGCCGCCGACGATGCCGCGGTGGTGGTCGTCGGCCTCGGTGTAGACGACCCGGAGGATCTCCAGGATGGAGTTGGGGAAGTCGGTGTCCCAGCCGCCGGTGCCGAAGCCGACCTGGCCGAAGATCTCGCGGTGGCGGAAGGACTTGAACGCCTCGGACTCGCAGAGGAAGCCGTAGAAGGTCTGGTTGTCGAGCTTCTCGACCAGCTTCGCCCAGATCTCGCGGATGCGCGGGACGTCGCGCTCGCGCATGGCGCGGTTCATGTCGGAGAAGTCGGCGCCCTCGTCGAGGCAGCGGTTCCACGCGTCGGCGACGTCACGGTAGACCTGCGGCAGGTCGGC
The Streptomyces roseofulvus genome window above contains:
- a CDS encoding ROK family transcriptional regulator, with protein sequence MAASPSTARAINDRLALRLLQDEGPLTAAQLKTLTGLSRPTVADLVERLSGSGLVHVVGEAGAERRGPNAKLYGLVADRAHLAALDVRTRSVSVAVTDLLGTPLAEAAAPVGEDAGTGPAVEKAVALLERTAGEAGVERLHTVAVGAPGLIDPATGELRDSTGLPAWHRRLVGVLQERLPAHVLVENETNLAAVAELREGAARGREDFVLLWLGQGVGAAVVLGGRVRRGASGGAGEIGFLPVPGTSGLPSSTGCDGGFHELVSTVAIEALAAEHGLEPAGALTSGHTAFLDAYARRLAVGAAAVASVLDPGCVVLAGETGHQGGPELAARVEAELARLSPLRTEVRATVLGDAAVLRGALLRARDTAQDALFP
- a CDS encoding MFS transporter; protein product: MTAETVLSSERLRRARFAVAAVFCVHGAVTGSFATRIPWIQEHAGVSAGQLGLALAFPALGASLAMPLAGRISHRFGARTALRGLLALWTLSLTLPSLAPNIWGLCGALFVYGATAGMSDVAMNALGVETENRLGRSIMSSLHGMWSVGALIGSAAGTVAAHLGGDARLHHLTAALVLTVLGLALCQGVLDPAPAEEEEAPPRFALPPKSALVIGAIGFCAVFAEGASLDWSAVYLRDELGGSAGLAAASTTAFALTMALARLAGDRVVDRFGAVRTVRVGGAAATLGGILVVLAPNAVAATAGFGLIGLGVAVVVPLAFAAAARSGPNPSQAIAGVATITYTSGLIAPSAIGGIADATSLVFSFGLVTALSFGLVLGAGVLRTAPRAASAAPAGTDAAKSPGPVG
- a CDS encoding DUF5995 family protein — its product is MAQTQWTDDRIGQFVAVDPVVDRMRSLRAAWHPADGVAVFNRVYLTVTEEIGHAIEAGAFGDRRAAATLDVRFAERYLAAVDAHASGGPGPACWRPLFHYRRHPGVTPLQFALAGINAHIGHDLALAVVDACATLECGPADLEDEFDRVGDVLVLLEERIREELMPGPDLLEIADPLTHLLGCWSLDRARDGAWLAARSLWQLRALPGLAGEFTERLDRSVGLVGRMLLTPLARP
- a CDS encoding NAD(P)/FAD-dependent oxidoreductase, yielding MTSTVPNAVEHADEQQPPITMFGPDFPYAYDDFLAHPAGLGQIPATEHGAEVAVIGGGLSGIIAAYELMKMGLKPVVYEADQIGGRLRTVGFEGPETEGLTAEMGAMRFPPSSTALQHYIDLVGLTTSPFPNPLAEATPSTVVDLKGETHYAETIADLPQVYRDVADAWNRCLDEGADFSDMNRAMRERDVPRIREIWAKLVEKLDNQTFYGFLCESEAFKSFRHREIFGQVGFGTGGWDTDFPNSILEILRVVYTEADDHHRGIVGGSQQLPLRLWEREPEKIVHWAQGTSLATLHEGGQPKPAVTRLNRTAGNRITVTDASGDIRTYQAAIFTAQSWMLLSKIACDDSLFPIDHWTAIERTHYMESSKLFVPVDRPFWLDKDEETGRDVMSMTLTDRMTRGTYLLDDGPDKPAVICLSYTWCDDSLKWLPLSANERMEVMLKSLGEIYPKVDIRKHIIGNPVTVSWENEPYFMGAFKANLPGHYRYQRRLFTHFMQDRLPEDKRGIFLAGDDISWTAGWAEGAVQTALNAVWGVMHHFGGATDATNPGPGDVYDEIAPVELPED
- a CDS encoding uracil-xanthine permease family protein, translated to MNLGVRWTLHGDGRTPAPGAVVRPDERLSWPRTAGLGAQHVVAMFGASFVAPVLMGLDPNLAIMMSGIATVIFLLATRGTVPSYLGCSLSFVGVAAAIRASGGSSATVTGAVLVVGAVLFLAGLAVRRFGARIIHAAMPPVVTGAVVMLIGFNLAPVTAATYWPQDQWTALLVMLFTGLAVVCLRGFWSRIAIFLGLVFGYAISWVFDLLFGKIHSMSPGGEVTDHWRLDLSGVGKADWIGLPSFHGPSFEWSAILVALPVVIALIAENAGHVKAVGEMTGDDLDDKLGTAIAADGAASMLSTAVGGPPNTTYSENIGVMAATRVYSTAAYWAAAGFALLFGLCPKFGAVVAAIPGGVLGGITVILYGMIGLLGAQIWINAKVDLRNPLNLVPAAAGIIIGVGGVKLTFTDTFELGGIALGTIVVITGYHVLRAFAPAHLKAAPTEQEPLLDAGTSSYEKEYEKEPYEKGSGDTAKN